GCCTATACTCTCTAGTTTTTCCGCCGGTGAAGCAAGGACAGCTCCATTGGCTAACATCAAACAGATCAGGCTCCCGTACCCGATCCTCTGAAACCACTTTTTAGCTCGAATTTCCACCACCCCCTGTTATTACCCTCAGACACTAAAAAGGCGCTTTCGTATAAATTACAGTCCGGACAAATGTGATTAGGAATGACTTAAACTCCCTCGCTGTTCTCTGTTTCCCTAATCTAGAAATTCCTTCCGCTCTCGTCGGCTTGGGAGTCGCAGCCATTGCAACGGTCTGAGCTTTAGCCTGTACTGCTTGTACAAAGGGATCACAACCAATCATATAAAATATTATCTTATAAGTAAACCGCTACGCGGTCCTTAGAAGAGAACGCAACTCAAAGTAACAGAGAAGAGCCAGAGAAATAATACAAGGGAATGATTGAGGCTACGGTGGCCATTGTATTTAAGACTTTTATTGGAGTAAGCCGATCCATAAGACGAAAAATCTTGTCTCAAATACAAGGATGCCGTCCATTTTGTGCAAAAGCTCCTGGCACTTACTACATTTGGGCTTTTCAGCCGTAAAAACTTATAAATTCGAGTACGTTAAAAAAGAACCGTACCGAAGCCATTGCTTCCATACGGTTCTTTGCCAAATACAAGCCTTTATTTCATGTATAATCCGCCGTTTACATCAAGCGTCGTTCCGGTAATATACCGCGAGCGCTGGGAAGCTAAAAAACAAATGGCTTCCGCCACATCCTCCGCCTCGCCGATACTTCGCAAAGGAATCCCTTCTACATCGATCTCCATCGCTTCCGTCATACTTGTACGAATAAAGCCAGGCGCTACTGAGTTAACATTAACCTGGTAGGGACCCAAATAGCGCGCCAGCGATTTCGTCAGGCCAATCACCGCGGCCTTGCTCGCTACGTAATCTGCGGCTGTAGCAATGCCGCCTACTTCTCCTGCCAGCGAAGCCACATTCACAATTTTGCCTGCTTTTTGCGCTTTGAAAAGCGGAATAACCGCCCGGACGCAATGTAAAACGCCTTTCACATTCACATCCAACACCGCGTCCCACGCTGCATCTTCCAGTTCTTCAAACGGTTGCGACAAACGGCAAATACCGGCATTATTGACTAAAACATCAACATGTCCAAACTCTTCAATAACTTTTTCCACCAAGGCTTCCACCGCTTGCCGCTCCGCAACGTCCACCGCCAAAGGCAACGCTTGCCTTTGA
The nucleotide sequence above comes from uncultured Anaeromusa sp.. Encoded proteins:
- a CDS encoding SDR family NAD(P)-dependent oxidoreductase; the protein is MLELEDKVAIVTGGNQGIGRATALRLAEAGAKVVVASRNQERNRQVTAEIEQHFQRQALPLAVDVAERQAVEALVEKVIEEFGHVDVLVNNAGICRLSQPFEELEDAAWDAVLDVNVKGVLHCVRAVIPLFKAQKAGKIVNVASLAGEVGGIATAADYVASKAAVIGLTKSLARYLGPYQVNVNSVAPGFIRTSMTEAMEIDVEGIPLRSIGEAEDVAEAICFLASQRSRYITGTTLDVNGGLYMK